One Apteryx mantelli isolate bAptMan1 chromosome 2, bAptMan1.hap1, whole genome shotgun sequence genomic window, AGGTAACAGACAGTGAGAGGTCCAGAAATAGAACAAAACTAATAATATAAAACTAGGcataaaatatgaaatgaaagctGTCTTTTAAACAGAAAGGGGTGTGTTTTTTTCTTAGCAGATAAAAAAGCAGGACTTTCTTTTAGACACTGCAATCTGAGTATTACAATAGGCACGCATTGTCCTGATGAAGGCTTACCTAATGTATTACCTATAAATTACTGATATTTGTTATACAGTAAAATGAACAGGGTAATTTCTGTGATTAAAGAGATTAGAAATTCTGGTCTGTATAAAACAATGAATAATATGTGATATGGAGCTTTTAAAGATCCTTTGGATGCTATGACACAATGAGCTAATGtatggattttaaaaaaattagatagAAATTATTTGCAAAAATGACATGATTTGGAAGAATCAGTTTCAGTCaagctttgaaaaaaatgctgagtTTACTTCATAAACCAGTGATTCCTTCACAATGAATTTAATAATGAACtacatcttttattttaaagcccATTTCACAGTAAAGCTCAAGAAGAAAACCAGCTTTCAATTTCAACAATACCATAGTCTAATAGTGCTTGTTTCCTTCCACCAAAATGAATGCACTTTAGTACTACACTTTTGTTCTCTGTCTACTGAATCCATATCAGAAAACAAATGTTAGTTGCATCTTTTCAATTAAGATAGAGGATGATACACAGATGACCACCCATGGATgctaagattaaaaataaaactttctatttttgaaatgtcagtTTACTTTTACCAAATTCTTCAACCTTCCATTAGGAGGAAATATGTTGCAATTAACATGAAATTGTTATGATTATTACATTTCAATATTTAACCTTGCAGAAAAAGCCAGGTATCCAGAGACAGTTTCAGACAAAAAGTTATGGCCTCAGCATCTCCCATTActccacagaaaagcattctagtccAACCGAAAAAGGAAGTCTCAAAATACTTCTGTATGCATTAAAGCAAATTTGAAAACCTTTTAGTTCTTGTATTCCGAGTCCTTAGAAATGGTGAATTGCTTATTAGGTTTAGTAGCCTCATCCATCAGTTCCTTCAGCTGTCCAATTTGTTCATCACGGAAGTCATTAAGTTTCTCTTCTGTGAGTTGGATTCCAAACACAGTCTTTTCTCTTGAGTTTTGTCTGTCTTCATTAATTTGTTGCCATATCAGTGCTGCATAGTTCTaatgaggaaggaaaataaaggtcacagaaatgacaaaagcaaGAGTTAGGTCAACTTTAATACTATTCCAACACTTTCACAGCCCTCTACCATAGTCTATTAATCAATACAAAATGACAAAATATACACCTTCTGTAAAAAGGAAAGTTATCAGAAAAGTTATCAGGAAAGACATCTCCAATATCTCTTGTATTTTAAGTAGCTAGTTTAAAATATACATCACATATGTAAATTGCAAAATTTTGTCATATCACATACcactactgaaaaacaaaacttagTTCTAGATCAAATGTATTTATGTAGATATAGCtagtaaaatatttcagtttttatctAGTAGAATGTCAATAGAATTCGCTTTGTAACCTAAGGCAATTGGAAAAGTATTATTCTTGAAGATACGTATTAGAAAAAGGAACCTAAATGGACTATGCTAACAATACCAGAAAACAGCTATTTACAACACAGTACCTAGCACTGCAGTCCGATTGTTTAATAGGTTGAATAGTGACAATACACTGTGTCCAGCAAACTACACCCACTACAGATCACTAGAATGCCTTCTGGTGCAATtatattttttataaataaaactaaaCTCTCTAAACTATGCAATTTGATAAGCCCTTACTCTCTAGCTCTGATTAGGAAAGTTGTTAAGCATCTGCTTCATTCCTGCTGACTTCAACAATCCTAAACATTCATTCAAGACACACAGACTAGCAGGCTCTTCTGAACATAACTTTCCTGACTTTACTTTGGACAGGCTAAATTACTTAGGTAGCTTTGCTTCGATCTTTTAAGATGTATCTTTGTAGAGCTCAAAGGGATACACACAAACCATCTCCAGATGTTACCCCATGAGTGAATGAATCCTTATTAATGTCCTTCACAGTAATCCCAGACACTCCTGAAATCTGTACGTCACCTCAGCCCTGATTTTCTAGGAATCTTACTGTAATATCTTTATCTATCCTCTTTATGGCCTAAAGCTTTTCTCCCTAACCACTCTGGTTTTCTGGGAACTAATAAGGTCTTCTGCACCTAGCTACTGATTTTTCCAAAGACTGAAGGAGTTCAGTAACTGTGAGACTTCTGTCACTGTCAGCTTTGGAAGAAATTGGTTAGCAGATTTAAAAGTTAGGGGAGAATAAGAGGGGGCTTCAAAGACAGATGCCTTCATACTGCAAGCCTCatttcccaaaaaaaaaaaaaaaaaaaaaaaaaaagataatcacCTTTCTGTACTGTTCTGAACACATATCTTTACACAAGGTAAGTTTGTTCGAATTCTTTTTAATCCTGTTATAACAGAAAGGATTTGTATCATGTTTATTTAAATAACAGCATGTAGGTCAGTGGACAGACAGAACAGTCAGTATGTATTAAATCAGCATCAGACTGAGTGCCACTACAAAAGCAGAAGTTTAAAGCCAGAAATGAAGTGGCCAACAGGTCATACCAGGAATGTGGGCACAATTTGAAAATTGCTCTCTCACCACTTTGGAGCAATCTTTGACAATTATGACTTGTCTAAATTGCAACACTCAAGGTTTTGCAAGGAGAGCAGTTCTGGAAATTTAATTCAGCTAACAGTGCTAACACTTGATGCTGCTGTGTTCAAAGCACATCAACATGACTTCTGTGCACTGGTTCCTTCTGCCCAACACTTTCCTGCTGCAGTCTATCTCTCACAACATATTGCTCTCAGTTTTGCTAAAAAAAGTTGTAATGAGTGAATTTGTCAAAAGTCAGAGTATGTTTACTTATGCAAGTCTGTGAACCTAATCAGTTGTTTAAAAGTTAAGCATACACTTAAACAGTGGGTTGGAAGGGAGCCTAAAATTTTATCTTCCCTTAAGAGGAACTTAAAAGCAACTCCACAATTAACAAATTAattccaaaaatgcatttttattgaaCAAATACAGGCTTCACTCCTATTTTGGCAAGGTATCCTTTAAAGGTATCTTTAAAGTTTCAAATGCAACTCTGAAAACAATAGAAGAAATTGatccaaaaataaaaaaccctataTTCTGTATAAATAAGGTGCTGAATAACTGTGTTACCTGGTAATACTTAGGTACACTATACTGTTTACGCACTACATCAAACCTCACTGAAGTCAGGAGGATCTTACCAGCCCTTCTGTGAAGCTTCATCTACAGCTGCTTAAAGAAAATAGATAAAGCTGAAGGAGGAACACACaagtaaatatttattaataCTGACTGAACTAAATTGGTTCcccatttccattaaaaatatctGTAGCACTAGAGCTTTGTGTTAAAGTTACCTAATAATACagtaaaaagcatttcctaatgcTGTGATTCTTTCCCATATCACCTGTCCCATTTTCACATTAAATATGTATTCAGGAAGAGCGACATTATGGTCAATCCCTAGAGTAATTCTAGGCCTCAGTGGTATTACCCTATGGTAGAGTAGGTCCAAGGTTTAGGATGAACCGAGTATAGCATTTTTCTGATGACTGAAAGACCAAACAGTaccaacaaggaaaaaaataaaaataaaacaaattcaaaGAGTCTTCAACTTTGCAATTTACAGAATTTCTTCTGAAGTTAGCCGAACAAATGTGATCTCCAAAGCCTTCAGCGGAGAAGTAATACACTGACACATTACACAAACTATTCTGTCTCATTTTATCTGTAATTTTTACACAGAACGATCCAACCAGTATTGATTTTTGAGttgtgaacttaaaaaaaaaatttttcttctcattatACCAAACAGCAACAACTGCAGCATTTAATTCAGTAACAACACTGAAAGCCAGCAATGTGAAACTCCCAACATTTATTCAAGGAACCAAGTGTGTAGTACCTGCTCTGGGGAAAACCTGAAAAATGCTCCATGCAATGTCCAAGCAGCTCAAATTCCACAGCAGGAGAAATGCCCTCCCCACAGTTAAGGATAACCAGCCTGGGAACTAGCCCATGGCTACTGCTGCAGGTGTGGGCTATCGTACTTAGAAAAAACTAGATTATGAAGTCCCTTTAAAGACAGGTTATAATTTCACAAACCTTTAGTTGCCTATAAGATCATCTACTCCCAAAATATCAAGTGAATTACTGGTAATGAAtccacaatatttatttttttaacctaacATCAAAGAATCGCATTTCACAAAGCAGCAAAGTTAAGGAACGTAGCTCTCAGAAGTGGTGGTCactgaaaaagcagaaatgcCCTTTCTCATATATGCTGGCAAAGAGGAGCAAAGCCTTCTAACCAACTCCTGCATCCAGATACACAGAAATGGATTATAATCTGGTTTTCCCCATTCTTTTACGAAAATTGTTCTGCTTCACAGCACTCCAAAGTGGCTGCCATCTAAACATGTCACCACTGGCTCTCTGCTTTCCCATCCACTTCCCAGCTGAACAAATGTTTTGTGCATGCCAGAAAACCTCAATAGTTGTGGTTTCACATCAATTTGTAATGCAAACAAAAATTCAATACTGGATCCCGAAGAAATGCTATTTTTTGGTTGACTCCTGACAGAAAATGGAACATTCTCACCCCATTTTACCGGAAAGAAGTGATAAACCAATGAAAATGCATTTCAGCATTTACAAGAATACTGGAGAAAAGAATAAATACGTAGCATATCTCATTTTCTTTGCCGACAAAGACAATTCAGAAACTGACAAAACATGGGATATTTAAGTGTTTAATACATTGCTGTTCTTTGAGAAATTCATACTGTTACTTCAAATAAATTAACTGAAGTAAATACACAGTTTTTCTCTGCTCTCCAGTTCACAACCATTTGCAGAATGCATGAATTTATCAAAAGAGTACAGGCATGGGTGACATTTGAGGTTTTAAAATACCAGGCATCACAGAAAGGGTGTCAGCCTTGTTGTTTTCAAAGTTTAGAACAGATGAAGAACAAatgagaaaacacacacacaaaacattcCCTAATTGCCAAGTGTACCGACTGCCGTCTTGTCCAGTAAATGCTGACAGACCACTGCTTTACTAACGTTGGAAATAAATTCTATGGGAAACTTAAGAGCCCACTTGCACTGGGAAGAATGGTAATCATCTCTATTTTCTTTGGGGTCTTCCTCGAAggaaggttaaacatgcagaatGTTACATTTTattcactcaaaaaaaaatttctaaaagaCTGATTCATTTAGACAGAAAAAGTCAGAATGATTATGTCTATTCACAATAACTACCTGTATGATTTGCTTTGTTGCcagatttattttagaaaaaagtcTAAAATTATCATTTCCTAAATTATAAGCAGTTAAAGTATAAAGCCAATATATTCATCTATTCCAAAAGACCTTCTTCACTTGAAGTCCATTAATGATAACACTGATCAAACAACACTGTTGGGGCCAGATTAGGAGTGGCTACTCTAAGACATTAAATAAATAGGGCACAGTCAGGCCCTGAAAAATGTTATCAAAAGGAAAATTCTTTTAAACTGATTTTATGAGGGTGATATCAAAAAACGTGTGTGGCTCGGCAGGCCACCCTCACTGGTCACTGGAAGCTAACTTAAGATTGCAGCATTTCAGATTCTTGTTCTGTTACAAGGAGCAAAATCAAACACATGCAGCTAGGACTATAGCATGAAGAAGCAATGACATCAAACAAACAGCCCAGCAATGAACAACCTAGTCTTATTATTTTGCAGAGATAGattgaatgtatttttattatatatatgttCAACCAGAACTCTGAAACTGATTTACTGTACGTTTTTCTACAAGACTATTTTGTTCATTAAACTACTTAAGTATCAGtaaaaaatgaaatctttataGAAATGATTTTTAAGTGGGAAACATACCTCATGAAATACCAAAGCATCTTCATATATTTTACCTGAAGCTGTATGTATATCCAGAAATATAACAGTACACCCAGGAAAGTTCTAACAACACTCTAGCTCAGTTTAATACACTATTTCAAAGTATATTTTCATACACTCATGTACACACTAAACCATAACAACCTTCATACCacccttaaaaaaaacacttaaaacagcTTATTAAAAGAAATTTATAAAACACAATTATTCAGTCAAATAAGTCACCTAATGTGAACAAACAGCTATCTGAAGTCG contains:
- the SDHAF3 gene encoding succinate dehydrogenase assembly factor 3, mitochondrial — its product is MPGGLGPPAAAAAAARGLYRRILLLHRALPPALRALGDRYVKEEFRRHKAAGPAEAQRFLREWENYAALIWQQINEDRQNSREKTVFGIQLTEEKLNDFRDEQIGQLKELMDEATKPNKQFTISKDSEYKN